From Primulina huaijiensis isolate GDHJ02 chromosome 15, ASM1229523v2, whole genome shotgun sequence, one genomic window encodes:
- the LOC140958466 gene encoding dolichyl-diphosphooligosaccharide--protein glycosyltransferase subunit 4A — MIDDQDLGFIANFLGIFIFALVIAYHYVLADPKYEGN; from the coding sequence ATGATTGATGATCAGGATCTGGGGTTTATTGCCAACTTTCTTGGTATCTTCATATTTGCCCTGGTGATTGCCTATCACTACGTGTTGGCAGATCCTAAGTATGAGGGCAACTGA
- the LOC140959436 gene encoding uncharacterized protein, producing the protein MLAWTIWKEICILKHNSQIPNKCINVEWVLSYLEQFRTARCAWNLASGEVQSSRDMRWVPPPLGQWRLDVDVGFNDTIAIGIRRPGSVLEAELSAIHFGLMLAVRGNFSDVWVFSDSCNAVKEVMSKSEARNHQGLLVLNILDILTSGRFKKLNHVSRNANKLAHYLAHFALSHPSRSCWMNGFYPSWLMDVATVDLINA; encoded by the exons ATGCTTGCTTGGACAATTTGGAAAgagatttgtattttaaaacataatagcCAAATTCCCAACAAATGTATTAATGTTGAGTGGGTATTGTCATATCTTGAGCAATTTAGAACTGCTAGATGTGCTTGGAATTTAGCTTCAGGAGAGGTGCAGAGTAGCAGGGATATGAGGTGGGTGCCTCCTCCGTTGGGGCAGTGGCGACTTGATGTCGATGTTGGGTTTAATGATACTATTG CCATAGGCATACGTAGACCAGGATCAGTGTTGGAGGCAGAGCTCTCGGCTATCCATTTTGGTTTGATGCTTGCTGTGAGAGGtaacttttctgatgtttggGTCTTCTCGGACTCCTGTAATGCTGTTAAAGAGGTAATGTCGAAGTCTGAGGCTCGAAACCATCAAGGACTGTTAGTCTTGAACATATTGGATATTTTAACTTCTGGTagatttaaaaagttaaatcatGTTAGTAGAAATGCAAACAAGTTAGCGCACTATTTGGCGCATTTTGCTTTATCTCATCCTTCTCGTTCATGTTGGATGAATGGTTTTTACCCATCGTGGTTGATGGATGTAGCTACTgttgatttaattaatgcatAA
- the LOC140959125 gene encoding uncharacterized protein yields MGDALLTVLSMENHHPSTLLSMDYSASSSHDELDLEMNRQVILTRPPDINLPLSAERSPPPQPWNTEHCDILDVGLGSQLYETESFLSVPKIGRKCAKRIDSIWGAWFFFSFYFKPVLNEKSKVKIIRDRNGVSGFDKSDLQLDVFMVQHDMENMYMWVFKERPENALGKMQLRSFMNGHSRQGERPFPFSVDKGFVRSHRMQRKHYRGLSNPQCVHGIEVVPSPNLGALDEVDRKRWMELTGRDLNFTIPPEASDFGSWRNMPNTEFELERPPAPIKANNNSESNSKKLLNGSVLNLSTQPLNQCHEDANDLSPISKRKKEFFSQGNGDDCYLSVSAHSDRIPDLEVHSNEPHWLNEFSGVLRNVYGPVTAAKTIYEDEDGYLIVISLPFVDLQRVKVSWRNTITHGIIKVSCTSTSGTPFIKRHNRTFKLTDISAEHCPTGEFVREIRLSTRIPEDANIEAYYDGPGTILEILVPKPHGIPEEHEVRVCLRPHHGVNDLMLT; encoded by the coding sequence ATGGGAGATGCTCTtctaactgttctttcaatggAGAACCACCACCCTTCAACCCTCTTATCAATGGATTATAGTGCCTCGTCCTCACATGATGAATTAGACCTTGAGATGAATCGCCAAGTCATTTTAACACGTCCACCTGATATTAACTTACCTCTTTCTGCCGAAAGGAGCCCCCCTCCTCAGCCTTGGAACACTGAGCACTGTGACATTCTTGATGTTGGACTCGGTTCCCAGTTGTACGAAACAGAGAGTTTCCTAAGTGTCCCCAAGATTGGGAGGAAATGTGCCAAAAGGATTGATAGCATCTGGGGTGCCTGGTTCTTTTTCAGCTTTTACTTTAAACCGGTGTTGAATGAGAAATCAAAGGTGAAAATCATACGTGATCGTAATGGAGTTTCTGGGTTCGATAAGTCTGACCTCCAGCTCGATGTTTTCATGGTTCAACATGATATGGAGAATATGTACATGTGGGTGTTCAAAGAAAGGCCTGAGAACGCTCTAGGCAAGATGCAGCTTCGCAGTTTTATGAATGGCCATTCTCGTCAAGGGGAGCGTCCTTTTCCATTTAGTGTTGATAAAGGTTTCGTTCGGTCACATAGGATGCAGCGAAAGCATTACAGGGGACTATCGAACCCTCAGTGTGTTCATGGCATTGAGGTCGTTCCATCCCCCAATCTAGGGGCTCTTGATGAAGTTGATCGCAAAAGATGGATGGAACTAACGGGGCGGGATCTGAACTTTACTATTCCACCAGAAGCTAGTGATTTCGGGTCATGGAGAAATATGCCAAACACAGAGTTTGAACTCGAGAGGCCACCTGCTCCTATAAAGGCTAACAATAATTCAGAGTCTAACTCAAAGAAATTGCTCAACGGATCCGTGCTAAATCTGTCAACTCAGCCACTCAACCAATGCCACGAGGATGCGAATGACCTATCTCCCATCAGCAAACGGAAAAAGGAGTTCTTCTCACAAGGGAATGGTGATGATTGTTACTTATCCGTGAGTGCTCATTCTGATCGAATCCCAGATTTGGAAGTTCACTCAAACGAGCCACACTGGTTAAATGAATTCAGTGGGGTGCTTAGAAACGTCTATGGTCCCGTTACAGCTGCCAAAACCATATACGAGGATGAAGATGGTTATCTAATCGTAATTAGCTTGCCCTTTGTCGATCTTCAGAGAGTAAAAGTTTCTTGGAGAAACACAATAACACATGGGATAATCAAGGTGTCATGTACGAGTACATCCGGCACACCGTTCATCAAGAGACACAACAGGACATTCAAGCTCACTGATATATCCGCAGAGCACTGCCCTACTGGAGAATTTGTTCGAGAAATCCGACTTTCAACCCGTATCCCAGAAGATGCTAATATAGAAGCATACTACGATGGACCAGGAACAATACTCGAAATTTTGGTGCCAAAACCTCACGGGATTCCCGAAGAACATGAAGTTCGCGTGTGTCTTCGTCCTCACCATGGTGTTAATGATCTTATGTTGACTTAA